One region of Aurantimonas sp. HBX-1 genomic DNA includes:
- a CDS encoding LysR substrate-binding domain-containing protein yields the protein MQDLPFHWQNDVMTSLDDMLYFEAVVRHGGFAAASRALRIPKSKLSRRVAGLERRLDVRLLERSARRLDMTAVGAAFYAHCRAAMNEVEAAEEVAQALNAEPRGLVRVGCPPGFGEETLAGVMPAFFAAFPKVRMQLLVSLEQVDLLAERVDVVIRANPGLDQSRDLIARRLGPVGIVLVASPEFLAAHPPIAAPADLAAVPTITYAKTADHDVWELYDRDGVPTRVRHEPRIICNEFAVLREAAVEGLGVAILPEALCHEALASGRLRRVLPAFHAGDTTMHILFTSRRGMLPAVKVLVDHLIATLPEAMRLKRQALRSHLPEA from the coding sequence TTGCAGGACTTGCCGTTCCACTGGCAGAACGACGTCATGACCAGTCTCGACGACATGCTCTACTTCGAAGCCGTGGTACGCCACGGCGGTTTTGCCGCCGCGAGCCGGGCGCTGCGCATCCCGAAGTCCAAGCTCAGCCGCCGCGTCGCCGGCCTGGAGCGGCGGCTCGACGTCCGGCTCCTCGAACGCTCGGCCCGACGCCTCGACATGACCGCCGTCGGGGCGGCGTTCTATGCCCACTGCCGCGCCGCGATGAACGAGGTCGAGGCGGCCGAGGAGGTCGCCCAGGCTCTCAACGCCGAACCGCGCGGCCTGGTGCGGGTCGGGTGCCCGCCGGGCTTCGGCGAGGAGACGCTGGCGGGGGTGATGCCGGCCTTCTTCGCCGCCTTTCCGAAGGTCCGGATGCAGCTTCTCGTCTCGCTGGAGCAGGTCGATCTCCTTGCCGAGCGCGTCGATGTGGTGATCCGCGCCAACCCCGGCCTGGACCAAAGCCGCGACCTCATCGCTCGCCGGCTGGGACCGGTCGGCATCGTGCTGGTGGCGAGCCCGGAATTCCTCGCCGCCCATCCGCCGATCGCGGCGCCGGCGGACCTCGCGGCAGTCCCCACCATCACCTACGCCAAGACCGCCGATCACGACGTCTGGGAGCTCTACGACCGCGACGGCGTGCCCACGCGCGTCCGCCACGAGCCGCGGATCATCTGCAACGAGTTTGCGGTGCTTCGCGAAGCGGCGGTCGAAGGGCTCGGCGTCGCGATACTGCCCGAGGCGCTCTGCCACGAAGCCCTGGCTTCCGGCAGGCTGCGGCGGGTACTGCCGGCGTTCCATGCGGGCGATACGACGATGCACATCCTGTTCACGTCGCGACGCGGCATGCTGCCGGCCGTCAAGGTGCTCGTCGACCACCTGATCGCGACGCTGCCGGAAGCCATGCGGCTGAAACGCCAGGCCCTGCGGTCGCATCTGCCGGAGGCCTGA
- a CDS encoding YadA-like family protein, which translates to MRQVTVRGCAALCAGAAALFIPVAGAYADQVVPDDQIVQGSLCVGLDCVDNEIFGFNTIVVKENNTRIYFDDTSTSAGFAANDWALVANDSVSGGASYFGIQDATSGRMVFRVDAGAPQDALHVSSLGNLGLGTSTPALGLHIARSDTPAIRLEQTNAGGFTAQTWDIGANEANFFVRDLTGGSRLPFRIRPGAPTSSLDIAASGDVGIGTASPGSELHVYGASSADTSVTIGTSSAASSDGLNVGYLGATYGTGTSMINAHSTSGNGGRLLLATDGVTRLTLDGAGNVGIGTDAPVAGLDVVGSIRFASLQGCSSGIGTNASGDLACISGGGSGTPPSSGGGSGTPPSSGGGSGTPLYYVTTASGTQPTASGSNSTAAGSGSTASGSNAYASGTNNQSQGDDSTVVGSNNIVTGNRSGAFGTGNTVNGDGTYAIGDPNLVNGNRTFVYGDDNTVNAANTVGFGDDVKVFGSNNVLAGTASASGSLLIGTGSSVNAANAVALGNATRVTGASGVAIGQGASAGGAGAVAVGAGASAGYAGSSAYGAGAVASRENQQVFGTAGNTYTAPGITSAASTAAQAGAVSIVTTDPGGNLASASPWDFGFASASDLDRLSSRIDNVGKHANSGVAMAMALAGAPTVLPDENFVTTINWGAFEGANAFALSAGARINSRLQVNGGVAYDPDQHLTGGRVGVRMSW; encoded by the coding sequence ATGCTGACCAAGTCGTACCGGACGACCAGATCGTCCAAGGAAGCCTATGTGTCGGGCTCGACTGCGTAGACAATGAAATCTTTGGCTTCAACACGATTGTCGTAAAGGAAAATAACACACGAATCTATTTCGACGACACGAGCACGTCTGCCGGCTTTGCTGCCAACGACTGGGCGCTAGTGGCAAACGATTCGGTGTCCGGCGGCGCCAGCTATTTCGGAATCCAGGATGCGACGTCCGGTAGGATGGTCTTCCGCGTGGACGCCGGCGCGCCGCAGGACGCACTCCACGTCAGCAGCTTGGGAAACCTCGGCCTCGGAACGTCCACTCCGGCCCTCGGGCTGCACATCGCGCGTAGCGACACGCCTGCGATCCGCCTCGAGCAGACCAACGCGGGCGGCTTCACGGCCCAGACTTGGGACATCGGCGCCAACGAGGCAAATTTCTTCGTACGCGACCTGACAGGCGGCAGCCGACTTCCTTTCCGCATCCGGCCGGGCGCGCCGACTAGCAGCCTCGACATCGCAGCCAGCGGTGACGTCGGCATCGGAACGGCCTCCCCCGGCAGCGAGCTGCATGTATACGGAGCATCCAGCGCCGACACGTCTGTAACGATAGGCACTTCCTCTGCAGCCAGTAGCGACGGGCTGAACGTCGGCTATCTCGGCGCGACCTACGGCACCGGCACCTCGATGATCAATGCTCATTCCACTTCCGGCAACGGCGGCAGGCTCCTGCTCGCCACGGACGGGGTCACCCGCCTGACCCTCGACGGGGCCGGCAATGTTGGAATCGGCACTGACGCGCCCGTCGCGGGGCTCGACGTCGTCGGCTCCATCCGCTTCGCGTCACTCCAGGGTTGTTCATCGGGCATCGGCACAAACGCCTCGGGCGACCTCGCCTGCATCTCTGGGGGAGGCAGCGGCACGCCACCCTCTTCTGGGGGAGGCAGCGGCACGCCGCCCTCTTCCGGGGGAGGCAGCGGCACGCCGCTCTATTACGTCACAACCGCTTCTGGGACGCAGCCGACCGCCAGCGGTTCCAATTCCACCGCGGCAGGCTCAGGGAGCACTGCGAGCGGCTCGAACGCTTATGCCAGCGGCACCAACAACCAGTCGCAGGGAGACGACTCCACAGTCGTTGGCTCCAACAACATCGTAACCGGGAACCGCAGCGGTGCCTTCGGCACTGGCAATACCGTTAACGGAGATGGCACCTACGCCATCGGCGACCCCAACCTAGTCAACGGCAACCGCACCTTCGTCTACGGTGACGACAACACCGTCAACGCCGCGAACACGGTCGGTTTCGGTGATGACGTGAAGGTCTTCGGCTCGAACAACGTTCTCGCGGGCACCGCTAGTGCCTCCGGCTCATTGCTGATCGGCACGGGCAGCTCAGTCAACGCGGCCAATGCCGTTGCGCTCGGCAACGCTACGAGGGTGACCGGCGCAAGCGGCGTCGCAATTGGTCAAGGCGCATCTGCGGGCGGCGCCGGTGCCGTTGCAGTAGGCGCCGGTGCGAGCGCGGGGTACGCCGGCTCGTCCGCCTACGGCGCAGGCGCGGTGGCCTCGCGCGAGAATCAGCAGGTGTTTGGAACCGCAGGAAACACCTACACAGCGCCGGGTATCACGTCCGCAGCCAGCACGGCTGCGCAGGCGGGCGCAGTCAGCATCGTCACCACCGATCCGGGCGGAAACCTCGCGTCCGCAAGCCCTTGGGATTTCGGCTTTGCAAGCGCAAGCGATTTGGACCGCCTAAGCTCCCGCATCGACAACGTAGGCAAGCACGCCAATTCTGGTGTCGCAATGGCGATGGCCCTTGCCGGTGCGCCAACGGTACTGCCGGATGAGAATTTCGTGACCACGATAAACTGGGGCGCGTTCGAAGGGGCCAACGCCTTCGCGCTCAGCGCCGGTGCGCGCATCAATTCGCGCCTCCAGGTCAACGGCGGCGTCGCCTATGATCCGGATCAACACCTCACCGGGGGCCGCGTTGGCGTCAGGATGAGCTGGTAG